The Solicola gregarius DNA window AGCAGCCGGTCGTACACGTTCTTGTACGTGAACGCGTTCGTGACGTCGAAGTAGAGGAAGTCCACCTTTGCGGCGGCCAACATCTGCGTGTGCTTGCGCAGCACCCAGGCGTCGTCACTGAAGTAGTAGTCGTACAGAGGCTTGCCCCAGTGGTGATGCGCGCCGTAAGGCCCCCATACGGGGTTGTCGGGGTCGTGTACCGCTTCGGGGTGCTCCTCGAGGATCTTGGTGATGTTGTACGGGCCCGACTGCCCGTGTTGGCCGAGCCAGAGGAAGTAGAACAGGCCGACGTACCGGTTCTTACGGGGTCTGGTGACCTCGCCGGGCTCGGAAAGGGATCGACCGAGGTCGTCGGTCGCCGTGAGGAGACCCGGGTCGAAGGTGCCTGGAGGCGACACCGCGCCTTGCGCCATCGGCCCCGCCGCCCGGTGGCCGCCGTCCGCGCCGTCGGCGCCGGTCGCCGCGGACGCGAGTCCCATCGAGGCGACCAGGGCAACGGTCGCGATCGTGGCGCTCCAGCCCTTGCCTGGGCGGCGTCGTACGTCTCGAGAGTGACTTGGCCTGCGTGCGTCCATTGGTCGACGACCTTCGTTTAAAGGTTTCACTCCTGGTGGCGATGACCTTAAGGTGCAGCTCGCACAATCGTCAACGGTCGGGTCCAGCTGTGGTCCGTACCCGTGTGGCCTAAAGCGGCCATGGGGGTTGCGGGTATAGGCAGCTACTGCCAAGGTCGGACTGAAACAATTCAAAATCACGTCGAGTCAGCGGCGCTTGTCGGGCCGCCGAAGGGACACTGCGATGAGGACACGTCGGCTGGGCATCGTCGTCACGCTCGCGCTCACTCTCACCTTCGTCCTCGCCCCGAGCTCATCGGGCGCGACCGCACCGGGCGGCGGCGTACGCGCGTATGCGCTGACGAGCGACCACCTGACCAAACCGCTTGGAATCGACGACCGCGCTCCCTCGTTCGGCTGGAAGCTCAGGTCGACCAAGCGATCGCAGGCGCAGAGCGCGTACCGCGTTCTGGTCGCGTCCAGCAGGTCCGCGCTCGCGCGTGACGACGGGGACATGTGGGACTCCGGCAAGGTGGAGTCATCCGAGTCCTTGCAGGTCACCTACGAAGGCAGCCCCCTCGAATCCCGACACCGCTACTACTGGAAGGTGATGGTCTGGGACGCCTCCGGTGCCGCGGCCGGTTGGAGCGCGCCGAGCTGGTTCGAGACCGGTTTGCTGAATGCCGACGACTGGTCGGCGAAGTGGATCGCGCACGACACCGAGCTCCCGCTTCCGACGTCCAACAACCAGCAGAACGATCCCGCGTCGCTGCGTTCGGACCACACGCTCGGCCAGTCGTTGACCACAGACCGCCCGTTCGACTCAGTCGGCGGCAGCTTCCCGACGTGGAGCACGAACGACTCCGACTTCACGCTGACGCTGCGCCGCGGTGGCCCCGACGGCGAGGTCGTCGCCGAGAAGCGCGAGGCCGACCACCCCGACAACAGCTGGGCAGACCTGAAGCTCGACAGTCCAGCGCCCGCCGGTGACTACTACCTGGAGATGTCCGATCTGGAGGGCACTGCCGGGTGGTGGAGCCACACCGACGACGTCTACTCCGAGGGGCAGGCGTACGCCGACGGCGAGCCCGTCGCGGGTGACCGGACCATCCGTTGGAACCCCACAACTGAGGCGAACGCGGAGCTGACCTCCCAGCTCCGTACGACGTTCGACGCCACCAAGCGGGTGAAGTCGGCGCGGCTGTACTCGACGGCTCTCGGCATCTACGACGTTGCCATCAACGGCCATGAGGTCGCAGACGACCGGTGGGCGCCGGGCTGGACCGACTACGACAAGCGCACCCCGTACCAGACGTACGACGTGACCTCGTTGGTCAAGAAGGGCGCGAACGCACTCGGGGCGCGACTCTCCACCGGCTGGTATGCGGGCAAGATCGCGATCTTCGGTCCGAACCTGTACGGCAAGATCCCCGGCCTGCTCACCCAGCTCGAGATCACGTACACCGATGGCTCCACGCAGCGCGTCGTCTCGGACACCTCGTGGAAGAGCACCGCCGGCCCGGTGACACACGCCGACATCCTGGACGGCGAGGAGTACGACGCGCGCCGAGAGACGCCCGGCTGGGGCAAGGTCGGCTACGACGACGGTGACTGGGCGCCGGTGGTCGAGAAGACCGATGCAGACACGAAGCTCGTCGCGCAGTCCGCTCCGCCGGTTACGGTGACGCAGAAGATGCCGGTCAAGAAGATCACCGAGCCGACACCAGACACGTACGTCCTCGACCTCGGGCAGAACCTCGTCGGCACCGTCAGCCTCTCTCTTCGCGGCATGAAGTCGGGCCAGAAGGTCCGGCTTCGCTATGGCGAGGAGGTGAACCCCGACGGCACGCTGTACACCGAGAACCTGCGTAGCGCGCGAGCGACCGATTACTACACGGCGCGCGGACGCGGAGTGGAGACGTACGAGCCGCGCTACACCTTCCACGGCTTCCGGTACGTCGAGCTGACCGGCCTGCGACACAAGCCGTCCAAGCGCGACTTGGTCGGCAAGGTGCTCGGCACGGACGCGCCGATGTCCGGCAGTTTCGAGACCTCCGACCCGATGCTCAACCAGCTGCAGAGCAACATCGTCTGGTCGCAGCG harbors:
- a CDS encoding glycoside hydrolase family 78 protein yields the protein MRTRRLGIVVTLALTLTFVLAPSSSGATAPGGGVRAYALTSDHLTKPLGIDDRAPSFGWKLRSTKRSQAQSAYRVLVASSRSALARDDGDMWDSGKVESSESLQVTYEGSPLESRHRYYWKVMVWDASGAAAGWSAPSWFETGLLNADDWSAKWIAHDTELPLPTSNNQQNDPASLRSDHTLGQSLTTDRPFDSVGGSFPTWSTNDSDFTLTLRRGGPDGEVVAEKREADHPDNSWADLKLDSPAPAGDYYLEMSDLEGTAGWWSHTDDVYSEGQAYADGEPVAGDRTIRWNPTTEANAELTSQLRTTFDATKRVKSARLYSTALGIYDVAINGHEVADDRWAPGWTDYDKRTPYQTYDVTSLVKKGANALGARLSTGWYAGKIAIFGPNLYGKIPGLLTQLEITYTDGSTQRVVSDTSWKSTAGPVTHADILDGEEYDARRETPGWGKVGYDDGDWAPVVEKTDADTKLVAQSAPPVTVTQKMPVKKITEPTPDTYVLDLGQNLVGTVSLSLRGMKSGQKVRLRYGEEVNPDGTLYTENLRSARATDYYTARGRGVETYEPRYTFHGFRYVELTGLRHKPSKRDLVGKVLGTDAPMSGSFETSDPMLNQLQSNIVWSQRGNFLSVPTDCPQRDERMGWTGDINVFAPTAAFNMDVSTFLGDKWLQDLRDAQRPDGAVTDVVPYVPVVGAGNAGWGDAAVTVPYTVWQAYGDTSVIEESYDSMTAWVAYLKKNSDGLIRPDAGYGDWLNLDDNTPRDLIGTAYFAHVTKQLSEMAAAIGEDDDAETYAALADDVRDAFVEKYVGDDGALPGDAQAGYVLALSFELMPDDLVDVAADKLVANLERHDWHLATGFLGTPDLLPVLTRTGHTDVAYQLINQKTYPSWGYEVEKGATTIWERWDSIKPDGSFGDVSMNSFNHYAYGAVGNWMYQTIGGIQPDPSAPGYEHFTIAPHPGGGLDHAEASYESGYGTIGSQWARRHGRLMLEVRVPVGSTATVRIPATSVDAVTERGRPVAQAEGVSDLRVEDGTVVGELGSGTYRFTVKEDA